From a region of the Candidatus Pelagibacter sp. FZCC0015 genome:
- a CDS encoding nucleoside triphosphate pyrophosphohydrolase family protein, translating into MSNFSKVGTFMKTFGQEVKTKPSFSTDKINKLRIDLIKEELEELTEAMNNKDLLEVADALTDILYVTYGAGHAFGIDLDKCFDEVQNSNMSKLDENGKPIYNESGKVMKGPNYFKPDLSKFVN; encoded by the coding sequence ATGTCGAATTTTAGCAAAGTTGGCACTTTCATGAAAACTTTTGGTCAGGAAGTAAAAACAAAACCATCATTTAGTACTGACAAAATAAATAAATTAAGGATAGATTTAATAAAAGAGGAGCTAGAGGAGCTTACAGAAGCTATGAATAATAAGGACTTATTGGAAGTAGCTGATGCGCTAACAGACATATTATATGTAACTTATGGAGCAGGACATGCATTTGGAATTGATCTAGATAAATGTTTTGATGAGGTTCAAAATTCAAACATGAGCAAGTTAGACGAAAATGGAAAACCAATTTACAATGAGTCTGGAAAAGTCATGAAAGGTCCTAACTATTTTAAGCCGGATCTATCAAAATTTGTGAATTAA
- the nadC gene encoding carboxylating nicotinate-nucleotide diphosphorylase → MSKIKLSKEFIKSTVKLALNEDLYPSGDITSSLIKDDKIVTVKLIANQSAIVAGLLFAKQTFSLIDDKIKFIIKKKDGSRVKKGNLVALIKGNAKNILIAERVALNFLSHISGIATKTNKFVKLAGKKIKICCTRKTIPNLRVIQKYAVKLGGGTNHRFNLSDEYLIKDNHIASSDLKTLVLKAIKNKKGKKITVEVDKIKQLKSILGLKFNTVLLDNMSIKNLREGVKIAKNHYETEASGNVTLKTVKRIASTGVNRISVGSITHSATAIDFKLEI, encoded by the coding sequence GTGTCCAAAATAAAACTAAGCAAAGAATTTATCAAAAGTACTGTTAAGCTAGCATTAAACGAAGATCTTTATCCTTCAGGAGATATCACTTCAAGTTTAATTAAAGATGATAAAATTGTAACGGTTAAATTAATTGCAAATCAAAGTGCAATTGTTGCAGGATTGTTATTTGCTAAACAAACTTTTTCATTAATTGATGATAAAATAAAATTTATTATTAAGAAAAAAGATGGTTCTAGAGTTAAAAAGGGGAATTTAGTAGCTTTAATTAAAGGCAATGCAAAAAATATTCTAATCGCTGAAAGAGTAGCTTTAAATTTTTTGTCTCATATTTCTGGTATAGCAACTAAAACAAATAAATTTGTTAAATTAGCAGGAAAAAAAATTAAAATTTGTTGTACAAGAAAAACAATCCCAAATTTAAGAGTAATCCAAAAGTATGCTGTAAAATTAGGTGGTGGTACAAATCATAGATTTAATTTAAGTGATGAATATCTGATTAAAGATAACCACATAGCTAGTTCAGATTTAAAAACTTTGGTCTTAAAGGCAATAAAAAATAAAAAAGGAAAAAAAATTACGGTTGAGGTTGATAAAATAAAACAACTTAAATCAATATTAGGTCTAAAATTTAATACTGTTCTGCTTGATAATATGAGTATTAAAAATTTAAGAGAGGGTGTTAAAATTGCTAAAAATCATTATGAGACTGAAGCCTCAGGCAATGTTACTTTAAAAACTGTAAAAAGAATTGCTTCTACTGGAGTAAATAGAATTTCTGTTGGCAGTATTACACACAGCGCTACTGCAATTGACTTTAAGTTAGAAATTTAA
- the nadA gene encoding quinolinate synthase NadA, translating into MEFTQEVRKATDPIYQKISKVMPEIEWSVHAPYIYKINKLKKEKNAVILAHNYQTPEIYHGVADFSADSLALAIEASKTSADIILMAGVHFMAETAKLMSPNKKVILPDMDAGCSLSSSITGKDVRLLKEKYPGVPVVSYVNTSAEVKAETDVCCTSANAVKIVKSLGVKRVIFLPDDYLAKYVASQTDVEIISWKGICIVHDQFNKKEIEDIRKNNPGIKIIAHPECPPDVIEASDFAGSTSGMIKYVKDNQPKKVMMVTECSMSDNIQIENPNVDFVKPCNMCPHMKKITLPKILDCLENETGEIIMDKETIDKARISVERMAAIGR; encoded by the coding sequence ATGGAATTTACACAAGAAGTGCGTAAAGCAACAGATCCCATTTATCAAAAAATTTCTAAGGTAATGCCTGAAATTGAATGGTCTGTGCATGCTCCTTATATTTATAAAATTAATAAATTAAAAAAAGAGAAGAATGCTGTAATTCTAGCCCACAACTACCAAACACCAGAAATTTATCATGGTGTAGCAGATTTTTCTGCGGACTCTCTTGCATTAGCAATTGAGGCCTCAAAAACTTCAGCTGATATTATTTTAATGGCTGGAGTACATTTCATGGCAGAAACTGCAAAATTAATGAGCCCTAATAAAAAAGTTATTCTTCCTGATATGGATGCTGGCTGTTCTCTATCATCATCTATTACAGGTAAAGATGTTAGGTTATTAAAAGAAAAATATCCAGGCGTTCCTGTTGTATCTTATGTCAATACTTCAGCAGAAGTTAAGGCGGAAACAGATGTTTGTTGTACATCTGCAAACGCAGTTAAAATAGTTAAATCACTTGGGGTAAAAAGAGTAATATTTTTACCTGATGATTACTTGGCTAAATATGTTGCATCTCAGACTGATGTTGAAATTATTTCATGGAAAGGAATTTGTATTGTTCATGATCAATTTAATAAAAAAGAAATAGAGGATATTAGAAAAAATAATCCAGGAATTAAAATTATTGCACATCCAGAATGTCCTCCTGATGTAATTGAAGCAAGTGATTTTGCAGGATCAACATCTGGAATGATCAAATATGTAAAAGATAATCAACCAAAAAAAGTAATGATGGTTACTGAGTGCTCAATGAGTGACAATATCCAGATAGAAAATCCAAATGTAGATTTTGTTAAACCATGTAATATGTGTCCTCATATGAAAAAAATTACACTTCCAAAAATATTAGATTGTCTAGAGAATGAAACTGGTGAAATAATTATGGACAAAGAAACAATTGATAAAGCCAGAATATCTGTAGAAAGAATGGCAGCCATTGGCAGATAA
- the ygfZ gene encoding CAF17-like 4Fe-4S cluster assembly/insertion protein YgfZ, translating to MNIKNVYILDDRAILYINGEDAKEFLQNLISNDINKVTDVNSCFSSLLTPQGKFLYEFIIVKHKSGYILDCEKPQAEELFKQLSLYKLRSKLEILNLTNEFVVAAFSYEKFLTFDKAKDQPGYTIKYREDPIFLDPRNKDLGARLIINLEKLYLSLKKLDLHDANLKEYYSFSHSLGIVPKDLNKLKDKLFGIECNFEELNGIDFKKGCYVGQENTARIKLKNKLSKRLFPINVIHGKLYEGESIYNNEVEIGKVLIDSDYPFALIKYLNENFDEKVNFKTKEASINVNKPDWIKN from the coding sequence ATGAATATTAAAAACGTTTACATTTTAGATGACAGAGCAATTCTTTATATTAACGGAGAAGATGCAAAAGAGTTTCTTCAAAATCTCATCAGTAACGATATAAATAAAGTAACTGATGTAAATAGTTGTTTTAGTTCATTGCTTACACCCCAAGGAAAATTTTTATATGAATTTATAATCGTAAAACACAAGTCTGGATATATTTTAGATTGTGAAAAACCTCAGGCAGAGGAATTATTTAAACAATTATCCCTATATAAGCTAAGATCAAAACTTGAAATTCTTAATTTAACTAATGAATTTGTTGTAGCAGCATTTTCTTACGAAAAATTCTTAACTTTTGATAAAGCAAAAGATCAACCTGGATACACAATTAAATATAGAGAAGATCCAATATTTTTAGATCCAAGAAATAAGGATTTGGGCGCTAGATTAATTATTAATTTAGAAAAACTTTATTTATCTTTAAAAAAACTAGATCTTCATGACGCTAATCTTAAAGAATATTATTCATTTAGTCATAGCCTTGGAATAGTTCCTAAAGATTTAAATAAATTGAAAGACAAATTGTTTGGTATTGAATGTAATTTTGAAGAATTAAATGGAATTGATTTCAAAAAAGGTTGTTATGTTGGCCAAGAAAATACAGCGCGAATTAAATTAAAGAACAAGCTTTCAAAAAGATTGTTTCCAATAAATGTAATTCATGGAAAACTGTACGAAGGTGAAAGTATTTATAACAATGAAGTTGAAATAGGTAAGGTTTTAATTGATAGCGACTACCCTTTTGCTTTAATTAAATATTTAAATGAAAACTTTGATGAAAAAGTAAATTTTAAAACTAAAGAAGCTTCAATAAATGTCAATAAACCTGATTGGATAAAAAACTAA
- a CDS encoding dihydroorotase — protein MLDLLIKNGQCYIDGELKDVDVAIKDGKIQQIGDISEEAKETINAEGHTVLPGCIDTQTHFREPGSTDTEDLHSGSRAAIAGGITSVFEMPNTNPPTSNMKEFQRKLDLAKNRMYCNYAFYFGATADNADDLASLEGLEGCCGIKLFAGSSTGNLLVAEEDDIDKVFQNASKVVAVHSEDEAILNVNKKLIKEGDVHTHPVWRSAECAIASTRRIVRIAEKHNKKAHVLHITTKEEIDFLSQHKGNITFEITPQHLTLYAPDCYDKLGTYAQMNPPLRDKSHYDRLWYGVRNNFNDTIGSDHAPHLKENKDKVYPNTPSGMPGVQTLMPVMLNHINDGKLSLNQLMNFVCENPVKIFGIKNKGFIKEGYDADFTIVDMNKTIEIKNENIESKCKWSPFNGFKFKGTPTHTIIAGNIKMQDGKILGEPEGTPLTFS, from the coding sequence ATGTTAGATCTTTTAATTAAAAACGGACAATGTTACATCGATGGTGAATTAAAAGATGTTGATGTTGCTATAAAAGATGGAAAAATTCAACAGATTGGAGATATTTCAGAAGAAGCAAAAGAAACAATTAATGCAGAAGGCCACACAGTATTACCTGGTTGCATAGATACTCAAACACATTTTAGAGAACCAGGATCAACGGATACAGAGGATCTTCATTCAGGAAGTAGAGCAGCAATAGCAGGAGGTATTACAAGTGTATTTGAAATGCCGAATACCAATCCACCTACTTCTAATATGAAGGAATTTCAGAGAAAATTAGATCTCGCTAAAAATAGAATGTATTGTAACTATGCTTTTTATTTTGGAGCAACAGCAGACAATGCAGATGATTTAGCAAGTTTAGAAGGTTTGGAAGGATGTTGTGGCATTAAACTTTTTGCAGGATCTTCAACCGGAAATTTATTAGTTGCTGAAGAGGATGATATAGATAAGGTTTTTCAAAATGCTTCAAAAGTAGTAGCGGTTCATTCTGAAGATGAGGCAATTTTAAATGTTAATAAGAAATTAATAAAAGAGGGTGATGTTCATACCCATCCAGTATGGAGAAGTGCTGAATGTGCAATAGCTTCTACTAGACGAATTGTTCGAATAGCAGAAAAGCACAACAAAAAAGCTCATGTGCTTCATATTACTACAAAAGAGGAAATTGATTTTCTATCTCAACATAAAGGAAATATTACATTTGAGATTACTCCTCAGCATTTAACTCTTTATGCACCAGATTGTTATGACAAGCTTGGGACTTATGCTCAGATGAACCCGCCACTAAGAGATAAATCTCATTATGACAGATTATGGTATGGAGTGAGAAATAACTTTAATGACACTATTGGATCTGATCATGCTCCGCATTTAAAAGAAAATAAAGATAAGGTATATCCAAATACTCCTTCAGGGATGCCAGGGGTTCAAACTTTAATGCCTGTAATGTTAAATCACATTAATGATGGAAAATTATCTCTAAACCAATTGATGAATTTTGTTTGTGAAAATCCAGTTAAGATTTTTGGAATTAAAAACAAAGGATTTATTAAAGAGGGCTATGATGCAGACTTTACAATTGTTGATATGAACAAAACAATCGAAATTAAAAATGAAAATATAGAAAGTAAATGTAAATGGTCTCCATTTAATGGATTTAAATTTAAAGGAACACCCACACATACAATTATTGCAGGAAACATTAAGATGCAGGATGGAAAAATTTTAGGAGAGCCAGAGGGAACTCCTTTGACTTTTAGTTAA
- a CDS encoding DMT family transporter translates to MLKTYLILIAATIFEVSGTMLLPVTKGFTKPVPTGALIFFYVCAFFCLSIVVTKLPLAVVYATWCGLGIFTIAILGYIFYGQSLSWQVILGMFLIVLGLTLVNIYSSKTIN, encoded by the coding sequence ATGTTAAAAACATATCTAATTTTAATCGCAGCAACTATCTTTGAAGTTTCAGGAACAATGCTTTTGCCTGTTACAAAAGGTTTTACAAAACCAGTACCAACTGGAGCTTTAATATTTTTTTATGTATGTGCATTTTTTTGTCTCTCAATTGTAGTAACTAAACTTCCATTGGCAGTAGTTTATGCAACATGGTGCGGTTTAGGAATTTTTACAATTGCTATACTTGGATATATTTTTTATGGACAGTCTTTAAGCTGGCAAGTTATTTTAGGAATGTTCTTAATTGTATTAGGTTTAACGCTCGTAAATATTTATTCTTCTAAAACCATTAACTAA
- a CDS encoding propionyl-CoA synthetase — protein sequence MSSKFNEIYENSIKNPEKFWQEASENIFWFKKPTKILNKSNPPFYKWFEDGVTNTCYNALDIHIDQGRGQKTALIYDSPITGNKSKFTYEELRSKVSKFAGALKAQGANKGDRVIIYMPMIPEAVVAMLACARIGAIHSVVFGGFASNELASRIDDSKAKLLVTASCGFEPGRTVEYKPLVDEAIKIASHKIEKMILFQRPGHEVKLNAPNEVSWKEVVSIAKDADCVEMNSNEFAYILYTSGTTGTPKGIVRDIGGHIVALKWTMKNIYNIDSDDIWWSASDIGWIVGHSYIVYAPLFKGCTTVLFEGKPVGTPDAGVFWKIISDYKVKSLFTAPTAFRAIKKEDPEGKFFSKYDLSSFESLFLAGERADPDTIKWAENLLKVPVIDHWWQTETSWAISSNCTGIEMMETKYGSACKAVPGYDVKIIKPDQSLAKPNEMGDIVVKLPLPPGTFPTLWNADKRYKENYMSNYEGYYQTYDAGHIDDDGYIWIMSRTDDIINVAGHRLSTGAIEEVLSEHQSVAECAVLGIADKLKGQLPIGLVVLKSGVDKDNDTISKECVQMVRDKIGPVAAFKVAIVIKRLPKTRSGKILRGTIRKIADGIDYKVPPTIDDPIILDEIKENLVQNGIIK from the coding sequence ATGTCTTCTAAGTTTAATGAAATTTACGAAAATTCTATAAAAAATCCTGAAAAGTTTTGGCAAGAAGCTTCTGAAAATATCTTTTGGTTTAAAAAACCGACTAAAATTTTAAATAAATCTAACCCACCATTCTACAAATGGTTTGAGGATGGGGTCACAAACACATGTTATAATGCTTTAGACATCCATATTGATCAAGGAAGAGGTCAAAAAACAGCTTTAATCTATGATAGTCCTATTACAGGTAATAAAAGTAAGTTCACTTATGAAGAATTAAGGTCAAAGGTCTCTAAGTTTGCAGGAGCATTAAAAGCTCAAGGAGCTAATAAAGGTGATCGGGTGATTATTTACATGCCAATGATCCCTGAAGCAGTGGTTGCTATGCTAGCTTGTGCAAGAATAGGTGCAATTCACTCTGTTGTCTTTGGTGGTTTTGCCTCAAATGAGCTTGCAAGCAGAATTGATGATAGTAAAGCAAAGTTATTAGTAACTGCTTCATGTGGTTTTGAGCCTGGAAGAACAGTTGAGTACAAGCCACTTGTTGATGAGGCTATTAAAATAGCCAGTCACAAAATTGAAAAGATGATATTATTCCAAAGACCTGGTCACGAGGTAAAATTAAATGCGCCAAACGAAGTCAGCTGGAAAGAAGTTGTATCTATTGCTAAAGATGCAGACTGTGTAGAGATGAATTCAAATGAGTTTGCATACATTTTATATACATCTGGTACAACCGGAACCCCTAAAGGGATAGTAAGAGACATTGGGGGTCACATTGTTGCTCTCAAATGGACTATGAAAAATATCTACAACATAGATTCAGATGATATTTGGTGGTCTGCAAGTGACATTGGTTGGATTGTGGGTCACTCATATATAGTCTACGCTCCATTATTTAAAGGATGCACTACAGTTTTATTTGAAGGTAAGCCTGTCGGAACACCAGATGCAGGAGTTTTTTGGAAAATTATTTCAGATTACAAAGTAAAATCTCTTTTTACAGCTCCAACAGCTTTTAGAGCAATTAAGAAAGAAGATCCTGAAGGTAAATTTTTCTCAAAATATGATTTGAGTAGTTTTGAAAGCCTGTTCCTTGCTGGAGAAAGAGCTGATCCAGATACAATTAAGTGGGCAGAGAATTTACTTAAAGTACCAGTGATTGATCATTGGTGGCAAACAGAGACTAGTTGGGCAATAAGCTCAAATTGTACTGGTATTGAAATGATGGAAACGAAATATGGTTCAGCCTGTAAAGCTGTTCCTGGTTACGATGTAAAAATAATCAAACCTGACCAATCATTGGCCAAACCAAATGAGATGGGAGACATCGTTGTAAAGCTCCCACTGCCTCCGGGAACATTCCCAACTCTATGGAATGCAGATAAAAGGTATAAAGAAAACTATATGTCTAATTATGAAGGGTATTATCAAACATATGATGCAGGTCATATTGATGATGATGGTTATATTTGGATAATGTCTAGAACTGATGACATTATAAATGTAGCAGGTCACAGGTTGTCGACTGGTGCCATTGAAGAAGTTTTATCTGAGCATCAATCGGTTGCTGAATGTGCAGTACTTGGAATAGCAGATAAGTTAAAAGGTCAATTACCTATTGGTCTAGTCGTTTTAAAATCTGGTGTTGATAAAGATAATGACACTATATCTAAAGAATGTGTTCAAATGGTTAGAGATAAAATTGGACCAGTTGCTGCATTTAAAGTAGCGATTGTGATTAAAAGATTACCAAAAACAAGATCAGGTAAAATTTTAAGAGGGACAATAAGAAAAATTGCAGACGGTATTGATTATAAAGTGCCGCCTACAATTGATGATCCAATAATTTTAGATGAAATTAAAGAAAACTTAGTTCAAAATGGAATTATAAAATAA